In Haloarcula sp. H-GB4, a single genomic region encodes these proteins:
- a CDS encoding poly-gamma-glutamate hydrolase family protein, whose product MTDETTDNDGAQSTNTPAATGDTDSSQSTTNEKAPTETTADASERNSGIRRRAVIAGTLGSPALFGAGFAAVDSFGIPSMPTLIGVGAASPLEQARNGTATAGQVDSAAVTIDEQTAQNLPTNRYRQLHIAEPIRNMLERDRGDQVRVTRGNDAAVYTISKTISGDPSTVRTSSEGKCRVSFYEDGSFADDRRWGSLRGDDNCSLADEAFDVEIDPRVPAPDLSPSEAKDHDELIETLDMGGSEYAILAPHGGQIQPFTGGQVTRLQSEFADTNLTSWKLQGYGTDTSFYRWYVPSAELSTICYPRLAELSEQTYDYAVSFNGINEKTIYVGGAASENIRQSVADAIDSALPHDGSPVKLGESHYAADSPQTLVNRVTENQSNGIWIGQPIADRRKYSDLIADAVGSALFDS is encoded by the coding sequence ATGACAGACGAGACTACCGATAACGATGGCGCACAGTCGACGAACACCCCTGCTGCCACTGGCGACACCGACAGTAGCCAGTCGACCACCAACGAAAAAGCACCGACCGAGACCACAGCAGACGCGAGCGAGAGAAACAGTGGAATCCGCCGGCGGGCGGTAATCGCTGGGACGCTCGGCTCCCCCGCTCTGTTCGGAGCCGGCTTTGCTGCCGTAGATTCATTCGGCATCCCCAGCATGCCGACTCTAATCGGTGTCGGGGCTGCCAGTCCGTTAGAGCAGGCGAGAAACGGTACTGCGACGGCTGGGCAAGTAGACAGTGCCGCCGTCACGATCGACGAACAGACAGCACAGAATCTCCCAACGAACCGCTACAGACAACTCCACATTGCGGAGCCGATCCGCAATATGCTCGAACGCGACCGTGGCGATCAGGTGCGTGTTACGCGCGGAAACGATGCTGCCGTCTATACGATCAGTAAAACCATCAGTGGAGATCCAAGTACTGTTCGGACCTCATCAGAGGGCAAATGCCGCGTTTCCTTCTACGAGGATGGGAGCTTCGCTGACGACCGGCGGTGGGGTTCCCTGCGTGGGGATGATAACTGTAGTCTCGCCGACGAAGCGTTTGACGTTGAGATCGATCCACGAGTCCCTGCACCAGACTTGAGCCCTAGTGAAGCAAAGGACCATGATGAGCTCATCGAAACGCTCGACATGGGTGGGAGTGAGTACGCCATCCTCGCACCACACGGCGGACAGATCCAGCCGTTCACGGGCGGGCAGGTCACACGGCTCCAGTCAGAATTCGCTGATACCAACCTCACGTCTTGGAAACTCCAGGGATACGGGACGGACACGAGTTTCTACCGGTGGTACGTCCCATCGGCAGAGCTCTCGACGATCTGCTATCCGCGTCTCGCCGAACTGTCCGAGCAAACATACGACTACGCAGTCAGTTTCAACGGTATCAACGAGAAAACGATCTATGTCGGTGGCGCTGCATCCGAAAACATCCGACAGTCAGTTGCCGATGCGATTGACAGCGCGCTGCCCCACGACGGGTCACCAGTCAAACTGGGTGAGAGCCACTACGCAGCAGACAGCCCACAGACGTTAGTCAATCGGGTTACTGAGAATCAGTCGAACGGAATCTGGATCGGACAGCCCATCGCCGACAGACGAAAGTACAGCGACTTGATCGCTGATGCTGTCGGGTCGGCGCTGTTCGACAGCTGA
- a CDS encoding poly-gamma-glutamate hydrolase family protein — translation MKASDSIGSAERCRLPQSTMDALGVQADQQVRLVYDGEAAVFTVDISDDTFGYVSNSGRDRLRAKNGSFRVEGRSDVIDSNLDEETAKAEGGFIEQTTESEKSELAVLAPHGGYIEWGTDTQAERMTAQLDATKWCSSGWSPGGGAFRRWHVTSTAIHPESFPALQDISDRGFDHAVAFHGWSESHVGIGGAAPTWLRADVRDAISEVVDCDVRLATDGSRDGDSPDNVVNWITESGSDGVQIEQPWAVRDDRRDTVADAVAGVFEAL, via the coding sequence ATGAAAGCGAGCGACAGTATCGGCTCTGCGGAGCGATGCCGGCTTCCACAGTCGACGATGGACGCTCTCGGTGTTCAGGCGGACCAGCAGGTTCGACTCGTATATGACGGCGAGGCCGCAGTATTCACTGTTGATATCTCGGACGATACGTTCGGATATGTCAGCAACAGTGGGAGAGATCGTCTGCGAGCGAAAAACGGGTCGTTCCGCGTTGAGGGCCGTTCAGATGTTATCGATTCGAATCTCGATGAAGAAACAGCCAAGGCAGAAGGTGGGTTTATAGAACAGACAACTGAGTCGGAGAAGTCTGAACTGGCAGTTCTTGCGCCACACGGCGGATACATTGAGTGGGGAACTGACACCCAGGCAGAGCGTATGACAGCCCAACTGGACGCAACCAAGTGGTGTAGTTCGGGATGGTCGCCCGGCGGCGGGGCGTTCCGTCGGTGGCACGTTACCTCGACAGCTATCCACCCGGAATCGTTCCCGGCCTTACAAGATATCTCTGATCGGGGGTTTGACCACGCCGTCGCCTTCCATGGCTGGTCAGAGTCTCACGTGGGGATTGGCGGCGCTGCACCCACCTGGCTCCGCGCTGATGTTCGCGACGCCATCTCCGAGGTTGTCGACTGTGACGTTCGCCTTGCTACTGATGGCTCACGGGACGGCGATTCGCCGGACAACGTCGTCAACTGGATTACCGAATCCGGGAGCGACGGCGTCCAGATTGAGCAACCGTGGGCGGTCAGAGACGACCGAAGAGATACTGTTGCTGACGCAGTCGCTGGTGTATTTGAAGCGCTGTAG
- the glmU gene encoding bifunctional sugar-1-phosphate nucleotidylyltransferase/acetyltransferase, producing MQAVVLAAGQGTRMRPLTDYTPKPMLPVGDRPLVAHTADTAIQAGADELIFVVGYEAEAVRSYFGEEYSGVPVSFAVQEEQLGTADAVAAAKEHLDGPFAVLNGDNLYDAESLSGLFDAAPSVAAYRVDDPTSYGVLSTEGDTITGIVEKPDDPPTDLANAGAYVFPAAARDWLDVPLSDRGEREITDVLARVIEESTVTAVEVDRWLDVGRPWELLEANEWKLGQLDRRLAGEVRGDADLRGEVVVEEGAVIEPGVVIEGPALVRSGAHVGPNAYIRGATLLGEDTHVGHGVELKNTVLMAGSNVPHVSYVGDSVIGREVNFGAGTQVANLRHDGDPVRITVKGDRVSTGRRKFGVVAGDNAKTAINTSLNAGVVLSSGATTTPGESVTRDR from the coding sequence ATGCAAGCAGTCGTACTCGCGGCGGGGCAAGGGACGCGTATGCGGCCGTTGACTGACTACACACCGAAGCCGATGCTCCCGGTTGGGGACCGGCCGCTGGTGGCACACACTGCCGACACCGCGATTCAGGCGGGGGCCGATGAACTCATCTTCGTCGTTGGCTATGAGGCTGAGGCGGTCCGTTCGTACTTCGGTGAGGAGTACAGCGGCGTCCCGGTCAGCTTTGCCGTACAGGAGGAGCAACTGGGGACCGCCGATGCGGTAGCCGCCGCCAAGGAACACCTCGATGGCCCCTTTGCAGTCCTCAACGGCGACAACCTCTACGACGCCGAGAGTCTCAGTGGCCTTTTTGATGCCGCACCGTCAGTTGCCGCCTACCGCGTCGATGACCCGACGAGCTACGGCGTCCTGTCGACCGAGGGCGACACCATCACCGGCATCGTCGAGAAGCCGGACGACCCGCCGACGGACCTGGCGAACGCCGGCGCGTACGTCTTCCCGGCTGCGGCACGGGACTGGCTGGACGTGCCGCTCAGCGACCGCGGGGAGCGCGAAATCACAGACGTCCTCGCGAGAGTCATTGAGGAGTCGACGGTCACTGCCGTCGAAGTCGACCGCTGGCTGGACGTGGGCCGGCCCTGGGAGCTACTGGAGGCCAACGAGTGGAAACTGGGACAACTGGACCGGCGACTCGCCGGCGAGGTGCGGGGCGATGCAGACCTGCGCGGCGAAGTCGTCGTCGAGGAGGGCGCAGTCATCGAACCCGGCGTCGTCATCGAGGGGCCGGCGCTGGTCCGTTCGGGCGCTCACGTCGGGCCGAACGCCTACATTCGCGGTGCGACCCTCCTGGGCGAGGATACCCATGTCGGCCATGGGGTCGAACTCAAGAACACGGTTTTGATGGCTGGTTCGAACGTCCCTCACGTGTCCTACGTGGGTGACAGCGTCATCGGCCGCGAGGTCAACTTCGGCGCTGGAACGCAGGTGGCGAACCTTCGCCACGACGGTGACCCGGTCCGGATAACAGTGAAAGGCGACCGCGTCTCGACGGGCCGGCGGAAGTTCGGCGTCGTCGCGGGCGACAATGCGAAGACCGCGATCAACACCAGTCTGAACGCCGGCGTTGTTCTCTCATCGGGCGCGACGACGACTCCCGGTGAATCTGTCACGCGAGACCGATAG
- a CDS encoding DUF4352 domain-containing protein, whose amino-acid sequence MKRRTYVSTIGSSIAALSLAGCSGSDGGDGGDGNESTPTPEPTYEVDQEAPARLKLLSVSGPKEVAFGDTIEGDVTAVNVGGEPISGDATIEFVHSESGATEPQTVTVNADGLESGEEVSHSYRVDAEYAGAWAFEASSEFYAVDDTVTSTVSVLPKQGSTGETIELASGVQATVSDMAYEQMIAYELSPGERTLGDNTAHAIRETVSDNILLILSVTFENGTGEAKTVSTDDFVIPESSFVSESAAGRDGTNAAGENINPGQTYSGHLIYAVPKAQIDDLTFGINLAEGSAVADIEIPLQSPSGFPEFELANIDVPPEDVTGDEAIVTMEVENVGDSAGMFKSIFEFKTPEEPGLFAGYSADTWYIDTDGPFTQRIPAGETRTIELVTEPDSDMRWDYRTTPFGAEWTFEAVE is encoded by the coding sequence ATGAAGCGACGAACATACGTAAGTACAATTGGAAGCAGCATCGCTGCACTCAGCCTTGCCGGATGTAGTGGTAGCGACGGCGGAGACGGTGGAGACGGAAACGAGTCAACGCCAACGCCCGAACCCACGTATGAAGTAGACCAGGAAGCGCCGGCGCGGCTGAAATTGCTCTCGGTGAGTGGGCCAAAAGAGGTTGCCTTCGGTGACACCATCGAGGGTGACGTGACTGCTGTCAATGTTGGTGGCGAACCGATCTCCGGAGATGCAACCATCGAGTTCGTCCATTCAGAATCAGGTGCCACTGAGCCACAGACAGTCACCGTCAACGCTGATGGGCTGGAGTCCGGCGAAGAAGTCTCGCATAGCTATCGTGTTGACGCCGAGTACGCCGGTGCGTGGGCGTTTGAAGCGTCATCCGAGTTCTACGCTGTCGACGATACGGTCACGTCAACCGTGTCGGTCCTCCCGAAGCAGGGGAGCACTGGGGAAACGATCGAGCTTGCGAGTGGGGTTCAGGCTACAGTGTCGGATATGGCCTATGAACAGATGATCGCATACGAGTTGTCTCCTGGCGAACGGACCCTGGGCGACAACACTGCGCATGCCATTCGCGAAACGGTCTCCGATAATATCCTGCTGATTCTGAGCGTTACGTTCGAGAACGGAACGGGTGAGGCAAAGACAGTGTCAACAGATGACTTTGTCATCCCCGAATCGAGCTTCGTGAGCGAGTCTGCCGCAGGTCGTGACGGAACGAATGCGGCAGGGGAGAACATCAACCCGGGGCAGACCTACAGCGGGCATCTGATTTACGCTGTCCCAAAGGCCCAGATTGATGATCTCACATTCGGAATAAATCTCGCTGAAGGGAGTGCGGTCGCTGATATCGAAATCCCGCTACAATCACCCAGTGGCTTCCCCGAGTTTGAACTGGCGAACATCGATGTTCCGCCGGAGGACGTTACGGGTGATGAAGCGATAGTTACGATGGAGGTCGAAAACGTGGGCGACAGCGCCGGAATGTTCAAATCCATCTTTGAGTTCAAGACGCCCGAAGAGCCAGGCTTATTTGCCGGCTATTCCGCAGATACGTGGTACATTGACACTGATGGCCCCTTCACACAGCGGATTCCCGCTGGGGAAACCAGAACGATCGAACTGGTGACGGAACCGGATTCGGACATGCGGTGGGACTACCGGACGACACCCTTTGGGGCGGAGTGGACGTTCGAGGCCGTGGAATAG